In Arcobacter ellisii, a genomic segment contains:
- the fliF gene encoding flagellar basal-body MS-ring/collar protein FliF, translated as MDQLLKFINNLNTAQRAVIIGGFSLLFILLVGLLIYSSIKAEDKKLNYTIASNLTKSQVMLASDELEASGIQFAVIGSGNNLTLKTSKEFINIAKIKLVTSEAATSKHVGWEIFEKSSLGTTNFENNVKYLRALEGELSRSLESLTGVLRASVKVAIPKDTIFTEKKADTTASAMISLKPGVFLTQKQIDGIKNFIASAVPNLKEENIQLIDQDGSLLEMSADDLNNQKSTTQNKYKSDLEEEYSKKVVALLEPFVGVGRVVAKVTMSLDFIKKDIEEEIYNPEGSIRSQQVIENTSNSQGMPSNNGGVAGVDNNIQTPTTGTGNSNIASNSEGTNTVTNYEISKKVISQKDNNYMNIKRITAAVTFDSSVLKDVPNKDEFISSLESIVQDTIGYDKARGDKVTVKDFKFIGVKPLDQIAQTVDANGNAVVISEDSVDTVTMVRSLLKDFSEYIQYIIAAILLFVFYKKFIASNEIVILGDGTRQKVDGNDENLVSDMLTDYENEFDSSTAQGRLKSKVKSQILNNIEGLDEESAAKYEVFIEELDKDINNNPAEIARMIELLLNEGNSNFK; from the coding sequence ATGGATCAACTTTTAAAGTTTATAAATAATTTAAACACAGCACAAAGAGCTGTTATAATAGGAGGATTTTCTTTACTATTTATATTATTAGTTGGTTTATTAATTTATTCAAGTATTAAAGCAGAAGATAAAAAATTAAACTACACTATAGCTTCAAATTTAACTAAATCACAAGTGATGTTAGCAAGCGATGAATTAGAAGCTTCAGGTATTCAGTTTGCTGTTATTGGTTCTGGAAATAATCTTACTTTAAAAACATCAAAAGAGTTTATTAATATCGCAAAAATCAAATTAGTAACAAGTGAAGCTGCAACAAGTAAACATGTTGGTTGGGAAATTTTTGAAAAATCTTCATTAGGTACAACAAATTTTGAAAATAATGTTAAGTATTTAAGAGCATTAGAAGGTGAACTTTCACGTTCTTTAGAATCATTAACAGGAGTTTTAAGAGCAAGTGTAAAAGTTGCAATTCCAAAAGATACGATTTTTACTGAGAAAAAAGCTGATACAACTGCTTCTGCAATGATATCTTTAAAACCAGGTGTATTTTTAACACAAAAACAAATTGATGGAATTAAGAATTTTATAGCTTCTGCAGTTCCTAATTTAAAAGAAGAGAATATCCAACTAATTGACCAAGATGGAAGTTTATTAGAGATGTCAGCTGATGATCTTAATAATCAAAAATCTACTACTCAAAACAAATATAAATCAGATTTAGAAGAAGAGTATTCTAAAAAAGTTGTAGCACTTTTAGAACCATTTGTTGGTGTTGGTAGAGTTGTAGCAAAAGTTACAATGTCATTGGATTTTATAAAAAAAGATATAGAAGAAGAGATTTATAATCCAGAAGGAAGTATTCGTTCTCAACAAGTTATTGAAAATACATCAAATTCTCAAGGAATGCCATCAAATAATGGTGGTGTTGCTGGTGTTGATAATAATATTCAAACACCAACAACTGGAACAGGAAATTCAAATATAGCTTCAAATAGTGAAGGTACAAATACTGTTACAAATTATGAAATTTCAAAGAAAGTTATTAGTCAAAAAGATAATAACTATATGAATATAAAAAGAATAACAGCAGCTGTAACTTTTGACTCTTCTGTTTTAAAAGATGTTCCCAATAAAGATGAGTTTATAAGTTCTTTAGAATCAATAGTACAAGATACAATTGGGTATGATAAAGCAAGGGGAGATAAGGTTACAGTTAAAGATTTCAAATTTATTGGTGTTAAACCTTTAGATCAGATAGCTCAAACTGTTGATGCAAATGGAAATGCAGTTGTAATTTCAGAGGATTCTGTTGATACAGTTACAATGGTAAGATCTCTTCTAAAAGATTTTAGTGAATATATTCAATATATTATTGCAGCAATATTGCTTTTTGTGTTTTATAAGAAATTCATTGCATCTAATGAAATTGTTATATTAGGTGATGGTACAAGACAAAAAGTTGATGGTAATGATGAAAATCTAGTTAGTGATATGTTAACTGATTATGAAAATGAATTTGATTCAAGTACAGCACAAGGAAGACTTAAATCAAAAGTTAAAAGTCAAATACTAAATAATATTGAAGGTTTAGATGAAGAATCTGCAGCAAAATATGAAGTATTTATTGAAGAATTAGACAAAGATATAAATAATAATCCAGCTGAAATTGCAAGAATGATTGAATTATTATTAAATGAAGGTAATAGTAATTTTAAATAA
- the fliG gene encoding flagellar motor switch protein FliG: MAESIKEHDILKGMSMLEKVARFFVLIGEDSTVKIFQHLEKDMVENISTAITQISSINKEVSLAILEEFHLYVRTKGFISSGGYDFARDILYKSLGKAEADEVLAKLSKMKLASQAFSYLDGINPKQLSDFIKDESPHTIAVILSHMDPSKSAEVLMQLDEEIRVKVTIQIATIKDVSPDVVRTISLVLEKKLESLLSSIVDVGGVKVVADMLNKLGPKAQDILKNINGIDTSLATKIKENMFVFEDLLNLETEHIMKILQNVETNDVVIAMKNATEEDMEKVTNSMSQRARDRFKEEFEMSTKVKIKDIEAAQRKMLDVAQKLIEDGLIDRENN, from the coding sequence ATGGCAGAGAGTATAAAAGAACATGACATTCTAAAAGGAATGTCAATGTTAGAAAAAGTAGCTAGATTTTTCGTTTTAATTGGAGAAGATTCTACTGTTAAAATTTTTCAACATTTAGAAAAAGATATGGTGGAAAATATTTCTACTGCAATTACCCAGATTTCATCTATAAATAAAGAAGTATCATTAGCTATACTAGAAGAATTTCATTTATATGTGAGAACAAAAGGTTTTATTAGTTCAGGTGGATATGATTTTGCAAGAGATATTTTATATAAATCTCTTGGAAAAGCAGAAGCTGATGAAGTTTTAGCAAAACTTTCAAAAATGAAATTAGCTTCTCAAGCATTTTCTTATTTAGATGGTATTAATCCAAAACAGTTAAGTGATTTCATTAAAGATGAATCACCACACACAATCGCTGTTATTTTATCTCATATGGACCCATCAAAATCAGCAGAAGTATTAATGCAATTAGATGAAGAAATAAGAGTAAAAGTAACAATTCAAATAGCAACAATAAAAGATGTTTCACCTGATGTTGTAAGAACAATATCATTAGTTCTTGAAAAGAAACTAGAATCTTTATTATCATCTATTGTTGATGTTGGTGGTGTAAAAGTTGTTGCTGATATGTTGAATAAATTAGGACCAAAAGCACAGGATATTTTGAAAAATATCAATGGTATTGATACATCATTAGCAACAAAAATAAAAGAGAATATGTTTGTATTTGAAGATTTATTAAATTTAGAAACAGAACATATTATGAAAATTCTACAAAATGTTGAAACAAATGATGTCGTAATTGCGATGAAAAATGCAACAGAAGAGGATATGGAAAAAGTGACAAATTCTATGTCTCAAAGAGCAAGAGATAGATTTAAAGAAGAGTTTGAAATGTCAACTAAAGTTAAAATTAAAGATATCGAAGCAGCACAAAGAAAAATGCTTGATGTTGCACAAAAACTTATTGAAGATGGTTTAATTGATAGAGAGAATAACTAA
- a CDS encoding flagellar hook capping FlgD N-terminal domain-containing protein, which translates to MAEISVNSNVGVDGNSYTTSISNDQLTSNDFLKLMIQELKLQDPTKPMDSAQMLSTQMQMSTINTNQEMIKAMQAMQTAYSQTALSNATGVIGKNIEDGNVGEDGITKAYTVRSIENVDGEIQVKAQQILYLEDRVILEDPTDATKNQIVNYNVNGEILDEDGNKTGKKIVLTAPGSPLVSDGKLTLLDENNEIVADHKYTLAGVSVPVYSDKLTTLPFSSITKIF; encoded by the coding sequence ATGGCAGAAATTTCAGTAAACTCAAATGTTGGAGTAGATGGTAATTCATATACAACTTCTATTAGTAATGATCAGTTAACAAGTAATGATTTTTTAAAATTAATGATTCAAGAACTTAAATTACAAGACCCAACAAAACCTATGGATTCTGCACAAATGTTATCTACACAGATGCAAATGTCAACAATCAATACAAATCAAGAGATGATTAAAGCTATGCAAGCAATGCAAACTGCTTATTCTCAAACAGCATTATCAAATGCTACAGGTGTTATTGGGAAAAATATAGAAGATGGAAATGTTGGAGAAGATGGTATAACAAAAGCTTATACTGTTAGATCTATAGAAAATGTTGATGGCGAAATTCAAGTAAAAGCACAACAAATATTATATCTTGAGGATAGAGTTATATTAGAAGATCCTACAGATGCAACTAAAAATCAAATAGTTAATTATAATGTAAATGGTGAAATACTTGATGAAGATGGAAATAAGACAGGTAAAAAAATAGTTTTAACTGCTCCAGGATCGCCTTTAGTAAGTGATGGTAAATTAACATTACTTGATGAAAATAATGAAATAGTTGCTGATCATAAATATACTTTAGCTGGAGTTTCAGTACCTGTTTATTCTGATAAATTAACAACTTTACCATTTTCATCAATAACAAAAATATTTTAA
- a CDS encoding FliH/SctL family protein yields MADNVYSSAKIIGKNEEVQKYELGNFINNQVETNNVVNSKAILDDREINGKVDPLLIEVRNLSLKLNEISEKVTNIENDGIKGKDVDAQVVQAIKDLKHYAAFFEQATFQMETKLLKTSIAIAQKIINIEVGENSAKIAKQTISHLLEKIKTASKVQIHLNPKDYAILKSQLNLEAFIELHQDPNVVAGGVVIASDLGNFDGNIEAKVASMLESLDLVI; encoded by the coding sequence ATGGCAGATAATGTATATTCAAGCGCAAAAATTATAGGTAAAAATGAAGAAGTTCAAAAATATGAACTAGGAAATTTTATTAATAATCAAGTAGAAACAAATAATGTAGTTAATTCAAAAGCAATTTTAGATGATAGAGAGATAAATGGTAAAGTTGATCCATTATTAATTGAAGTAAGAAATTTATCTTTAAAGTTAAATGAGATTTCAGAAAAAGTAACAAATATAGAAAATGACGGAATAAAAGGGAAAGATGTAGATGCCCAAGTAGTTCAGGCAATAAAAGATTTGAAACATTATGCAGCTTTTTTTGAACAAGCTACTTTTCAAATGGAAACAAAATTATTAAAAACCTCAATTGCAATTGCACAAAAAATAATTAATATTGAAGTTGGAGAAAATTCTGCAAAAATTGCAAAACAGACAATTTCACATTTACTTGAAAAAATAAAAACAGCATCAAAAGTACAAATCCACTTAAATCCTAAAGATTATGCCATTTTAAAATCACAACTGAATTTAGAAGCTTTTATTGAGTTGCATCAAGATCCAAATGTTGTAGCAGGTGGTGTTGTAATTGCTAGTGATTTAGGTAATTTTGATGGAAATATAGAAGCAAAAGTTGCTTCAATGTTGGAATCACTAGATTTAGTTATATAG
- the flgB gene encoding flagellar basal body rod protein FlgB, whose translation MEASSVSSTLFQQLNFRGERQKVISSNIANINTPNYKTQDLVFEDELKNSSFNNTLQLKQTDSKHISSINSLSNFSNPKLVQVQGLEEQNDGNNVNLDSQMGEQSKNKIIFDAIQSSIKRDSKLFRSVIESSSKN comes from the coding sequence ATGGAAGCAAGTAGCGTATCTAGTACACTTTTTCAACAGTTGAATTTTAGAGGCGAAAGACAAAAAGTTATTTCGAGTAATATTGCAAATATAAATACACCAAATTATAAAACTCAAGACTTAGTTTTTGAAGATGAATTGAAAAATTCAAGTTTTAATAATACTTTACAATTAAAACAAACTGATTCAAAACATATTTCAAGTATAAATTCTTTATCAAATTTCTCAAATCCAAAATTAGTTCAAGTGCAAGGTTTAGAAGAACAAAATGATGGAAATAATGTAAATTTAGATAGTCAAATGGGTGAACAATCAAAAAATAAAATTATTTTCGATGCAATACAATCATCTATAAAAAGAGATTCTAAACTATTTAGATCAGTAATTGAATCTTCGTCAAAAAATTAA
- a CDS encoding FliM/FliN family flagellar motor switch protein — protein sequence MEISEREYDLLVDTEIVVDVMLGNTNISISEFLRLGDGDIISLHKPAGSGGEIYVNSRIIGTGDIIVIDDKLAVRVQDSMDSDNVVRYFFEEHMI from the coding sequence ATGGAAATTAGTGAAAGAGAATATGATTTATTAGTAGATACCGAAATAGTTGTTGATGTAATGTTAGGTAATACAAATATTAGTATTTCCGAATTTCTAAGATTGGGAGATGGAGATATAATTTCTTTACATAAACCAGCAGGTTCAGGTGGTGAAATTTATGTTAACTCAAGAATTATTGGTACGGGAGATATTATCGTAATAGATGATAAGTTGGCTGTAAGAGTTCAAGATTCAATGGATTCTGATAATGTAGTTAGGTACTTCTTTGAAGAACATATGATTTAG